In Jatrophihabitans sp., the following proteins share a genomic window:
- a CDS encoding tyrosine-type recombinase/integrase, with product MNAQPDAIPTEAADPALVAAISAALAQHALTRPDAGPALTRITVREMVDECLANIETSTARTYRPYLLLLSKGWSGRDFTYAGIGDKYVDEVLPSALNEALKAVDVRAQQLIEDRNAVRREVGRVEFAKAGSTPRYNAVGAFRRMFKDAIAERHLAKGCSPAADITKPHRSEGGRMALTQSQLDAMLDLVDSTGDDPELDRMLCETILVSGARVEGLLNLTIGGIDLEECVIWLDEKNGRLVPQPVPDWFAAKLLQFARSRGAVAKDDPVFVKRPRGRRPAAPITERRMDYLFGRLQAAYEWADTDQVTAHVLRHHAVTVVERLAGKAVARAYARHSSGDVNDIYTAASRTEVAAVVVRLYGGDHPWLHRKPRVRKTPR from the coding sequence ATGAACGCACAACCCGACGCCATCCCGACCGAAGCTGCCGACCCCGCCCTGGTCGCGGCCATCAGCGCTGCGCTGGCCCAGCATGCCCTGACCCGGCCTGATGCGGGCCCGGCCCTGACCCGCATCACGGTCCGCGAGATGGTCGACGAGTGCCTGGCCAACATTGAGACGAGCACGGCGAGGACCTACCGGCCTTATCTGCTGCTGCTCTCGAAAGGGTGGAGCGGACGCGACTTCACCTACGCCGGCATCGGCGACAAGTACGTCGATGAGGTTCTGCCCTCTGCCCTGAACGAGGCGCTCAAGGCGGTCGACGTCCGGGCGCAGCAGCTCATCGAAGACCGCAACGCGGTGCGCCGGGAAGTCGGGCGAGTCGAGTTCGCCAAGGCCGGGAGCACCCCGCGTTACAACGCGGTCGGCGCGTTCCGGCGGATGTTCAAAGACGCCATCGCCGAGCGTCACCTCGCCAAGGGCTGCAGCCCGGCCGCCGACATCACCAAACCGCACCGCAGCGAAGGCGGCCGGATGGCGCTCACACAGAGCCAGCTCGACGCGATGCTCGACCTCGTGGACTCAACCGGTGACGACCCTGAGCTCGACCGGATGTTGTGCGAGACGATCCTGGTCAGCGGCGCCCGGGTGGAAGGTCTGCTGAACCTGACCATCGGGGGTATCGACCTGGAGGAATGCGTCATCTGGCTCGATGAGAAGAACGGCAGGCTTGTCCCGCAGCCAGTCCCCGACTGGTTCGCTGCGAAGCTCCTGCAGTTCGCACGTTCCCGCGGCGCGGTCGCCAAGGACGACCCGGTGTTCGTGAAGCGGCCCCGTGGCCGTCGCCCAGCAGCGCCTATCACCGAACGCCGGATGGACTACCTGTTCGGCCGCCTCCAGGCCGCCTACGAGTGGGCCGACACCGACCAGGTCACCGCACACGTGTTGCGCCATCACGCGGTCACCGTGGTCGAGCGTCTGGCCGGCAAGGCCGTCGCCCGCGCGTACGCCCGGCACTCCTCCGGCGACGTCAACGACATCTACACCGCGGCCAGCCGCACCGAGGTCGCAGCGGTCGTCGTCCGCCTTTACGGCGGCGACCACCCGTGGCTGCACCGCAAGCCGCGCGTCCGCAAGACTCCGCGGTAA